One region of Hoeflea sp. 108 genomic DNA includes:
- a CDS encoding aldo/keto reductase: MKFVTANGATIPALGFGTFRMPGKEVLEVVPEAIRLGFRHIDTAQIYGNEAEVGQAIRKSGTARGDIFLTTKVWVDKFRHADFLKSVDESLKKLATDHVDLLLLHWPNEVVPLAEQIGALNEVRQAGKVRHIGVSNYNSALMAEAVELSAAPIVTNQVEYHPYLDQAKVLETARRLGMSVTAYYAMADGKVLSDPLLKDIGARHNKTPAQVVLRWLVQQDGVITLSKTSTLKRLPENFAIFDFELSPIQMKAIHALATASGRIVSPAGLAPAWDQAA, translated from the coding sequence ATGAAATTCGTGACCGCCAATGGCGCGACGATCCCCGCTCTCGGCTTCGGAACCTTCCGCATGCCCGGCAAGGAAGTGCTCGAGGTCGTGCCTGAAGCCATCAGGCTCGGCTTCCGCCACATCGACACCGCCCAGATCTACGGCAACGAGGCCGAGGTCGGCCAGGCGATCCGGAAGTCGGGCACGGCGCGCGGCGACATCTTCCTGACCACCAAGGTGTGGGTCGACAAGTTTCGCCATGCCGACTTCCTGAAGTCGGTCGACGAAAGCCTGAAGAAGCTTGCAACCGACCATGTCGACCTTCTCCTGCTGCATTGGCCAAACGAGGTGGTACCGCTGGCCGAGCAGATCGGCGCGCTGAACGAGGTCCGGCAGGCCGGCAAGGTGCGCCACATCGGCGTCAGCAACTACAATTCCGCGCTGATGGCTGAAGCCGTGGAGCTGAGCGCCGCCCCCATCGTCACCAACCAGGTCGAGTACCACCCCTATCTCGACCAGGCCAAGGTGCTGGAAACGGCGCGACGGCTCGGCATGTCGGTGACGGCCTACTACGCCATGGCCGACGGCAAGGTTCTTTCCGATCCGCTGCTCAAGGATATCGGTGCCCGCCACAACAAGACGCCGGCGCAGGTGGTGCTGCGTTGGCTGGTGCAGCAGGACGGCGTCATCACGCTGTCGAAGACCTCGACGCTGAAGCGGCTGCCGGAGAACTTCGCCATCTTCGATTTCGAGCTGTCGCCGATCCAGATGAAGGCGATCCATGCGCTTGCCACTGCAAGCGGCCGCATCGTCAGCCCGGCGGGCCTGGCGCCCGCATGGGATCAGGCGGCCTGA
- a CDS encoding glyoxalase superfamily protein — protein MTNGQTPTDYKTNARRLRDALAAEGFDISHAKALELVAKQNGARDWNTLSARSTAISEATGTDELKAGAPFAVGENVAGTFNGNPAKGRVIGLEETIKPDLWRVTVAFNPPVNVSTSTLFSSERRRIQMVVGADGRSRRLTGTETGVMTLARA, from the coding sequence ATGACCAACGGTCAGACCCCGACCGACTACAAGACCAATGCCCGCCGGCTGCGCGACGCGCTCGCCGCCGAGGGTTTTGACATCAGCCACGCCAAAGCTCTCGAACTGGTAGCCAAGCAGAACGGCGCTCGCGACTGGAACACGCTTTCGGCCCGCTCGACAGCGATCTCCGAGGCGACCGGGACCGACGAGCTCAAGGCCGGCGCACCCTTTGCCGTCGGCGAGAACGTCGCCGGCACCTTCAATGGCAATCCGGCCAAGGGCCGCGTCATCGGGCTTGAGGAAACCATCAAGCCGGACCTCTGGCGCGTCACCGTGGCCTTCAACCCGCCGGTGAATGTGTCGACTTCGACACTGTTTTCGTCGGAGCGCCGGCGCATCCAGATGGTGGTGGGCGCCGATGGCCGCTCGCGCCGCCTGACCGGCACCGAGACCGGCGTGATGACGCTCGCACGCGCCTGA
- a CDS encoding chloride channel protein, giving the protein MTSLSKTQIVRLGLLAGGVGLLAGVAAGVMLWLMQRASALVWSVGESSWYILAVAIAGGVLIGVTRHLGATDSVDEQIAALRDPIHIHRRKALLVGFAAVIAVAFGGAVGPEAGLLAVVAELTAAIAVFLGRSHAEARIIGEAGAAGALSGFYGSPLGGAAYADETSEAPRALLLFAGLCGLLGFLVAARLLLSGGLHRITLPAYAAPGDGSDLLLSVVPALLGAAVGVAFLFALPAAKRLVQRLVPQAFWQPVLGGVAFGLVAAVLPILRFSGHHEIGAMLEWAAAAGMATLLLLGLLKVLAAVLCLSTGWLGGAIFPLIFSGAAAGASVLAVAPGIHPAVAIAAGMSGAATAGLGRPIAAILIMLFVVDGSLFGPICVGALCGYAGSMIAPKPAH; this is encoded by the coding sequence ATGACGTCGCTGTCGAAGACGCAGATCGTCAGGCTCGGGCTTCTTGCCGGCGGGGTCGGCTTGCTGGCCGGTGTCGCCGCAGGCGTCATGCTGTGGCTGATGCAACGTGCCAGCGCACTGGTGTGGTCGGTCGGCGAGTCCAGCTGGTACATTCTTGCGGTGGCGATAGCAGGCGGCGTGCTCATCGGCGTCACCAGGCATCTCGGCGCGACAGACAGTGTCGACGAACAGATCGCTGCGCTGCGCGATCCCATCCACATCCACCGCCGCAAGGCGCTTCTCGTCGGGTTCGCCGCGGTGATCGCGGTGGCTTTCGGTGGCGCCGTCGGCCCGGAGGCCGGACTCTTGGCCGTGGTGGCCGAACTCACGGCCGCGATCGCCGTCTTTCTCGGCCGCAGTCATGCCGAAGCGCGCATCATCGGCGAGGCCGGTGCCGCTGGCGCGCTCTCGGGCTTCTACGGCTCGCCGCTTGGCGGCGCCGCCTATGCCGACGAGACATCAGAGGCGCCGCGCGCATTGTTGCTGTTTGCCGGCCTGTGCGGATTGCTGGGCTTTCTGGTCGCCGCGCGGCTGCTGCTTTCAGGCGGCCTCCACCGCATCACGCTGCCGGCCTATGCCGCGCCGGGAGACGGCAGCGACCTGTTGCTATCGGTCGTGCCGGCCCTGCTCGGGGCGGCGGTTGGCGTGGCCTTTCTGTTTGCACTGCCGGCCGCCAAAAGGCTGGTCCAGCGCCTGGTCCCGCAGGCCTTCTGGCAACCGGTCCTGGGCGGTGTTGCCTTCGGTCTTGTCGCCGCCGTTCTGCCGATCCTGCGTTTTTCCGGTCATCACGAGATCGGCGCCATGCTCGAATGGGCGGCAGCCGCCGGCATGGCCACCCTTTTACTGCTCGGCCTGCTCAAGGTGCTGGCGGCCGTGCTCTGCCTGTCGACGGGATGGCTTGGCGGGGCGATCTTTCCGTTGATCTTTTCGGGTGCAGCGGCGGGAGCTTCGGTGCTTGCGGTTGCGCCCGGTATCCACCCGGCAGTCGCTATCGCGGCCGGCATGAGCGGGGCCGCCACGGCCGGGCTGGGCCGGCCGATCGCTGCAATATTGATCATGCTGTTTGTGGTCGACGGTTCGCTGTTCGGGCCGATCTGCGTCGGCGCCCTGTGCGGTTATGCCGGCAGCATGATTGCGCCGAAGCCGGCGCATTAA
- a CDS encoding phospholipase D family protein, whose product MRVIKAVLALLLAAAVAIVVARLLFPLPSIEGRPAEAALPAVTDGVLGRMAGEGSSANPGKSGVVPIAGGHDAIASRLVMSAVATHSIDAQYYIWHDDTSGRLLLRALYEASKRGVRVRLLLDDNGVPGLDRTMATLAAQPNFEVRLFNPSTVRRPKMLGYTFDFFRMNRRMHNKSFIVDGVAAIVGGRNVGNEYFKVGDESYYFDLDVLGTGPVVQDTSAAFDRYWNSASVFAAESILDMSAANLETFLAETDEAAARPEAAEFITPDAPIYKRLRSGALGLEWVDVKLVVDDPSKGEGKATKDQLMIAQLAKVIGPVSKGLDLVSAYFVPGKAGTDYFDGLARAGAQVRILTNALETTDVAMVHAGYAKYRRGLLEGGVKLYELRPVEGAPDGDAELNVIGSSGASLHAKTFSVDDDRIFIGSFNFDPRSALLNCEMGFLIDSPAMAQTISGAFDNRIPEDAYTVSLTPEGKLSWTASRPGEAPQSFSSDPHSGVVKRALVVVLGWLPIEWML is encoded by the coding sequence ATGAGAGTGATCAAGGCAGTCCTTGCCCTGCTTCTGGCTGCAGCCGTCGCCATTGTCGTCGCCCGCCTGCTCTTTCCGTTGCCCTCCATCGAAGGCCGCCCTGCTGAAGCCGCGCTGCCTGCCGTCACCGACGGGGTGCTGGGCCGGATGGCCGGCGAGGGCAGCAGCGCCAATCCGGGCAAGAGCGGCGTGGTGCCGATTGCCGGCGGTCACGATGCCATCGCCAGCCGGCTGGTTATGTCTGCGGTCGCGACGCACTCGATCGACGCGCAATATTACATCTGGCACGACGACACTTCCGGCCGCCTCCTGCTGCGGGCGCTCTACGAGGCGTCGAAACGTGGTGTGCGAGTGCGCCTGCTGCTCGACGACAATGGCGTTCCCGGTCTCGACCGGACGATGGCGACCTTGGCCGCGCAGCCAAATTTTGAGGTCCGGCTGTTCAATCCGTCGACGGTACGCCGGCCCAAAATGCTCGGCTACACCTTCGACTTCTTCCGTATGAACCGGCGCATGCACAACAAGTCGTTCATCGTCGATGGCGTGGCGGCCATCGTCGGCGGGCGCAATGTCGGCAACGAATATTTCAAGGTGGGCGACGAGTCCTATTATTTCGACCTCGACGTGCTCGGCACGGGCCCGGTCGTGCAGGACACGTCCGCCGCCTTTGACCGCTACTGGAACAGCGCCTCGGTGTTTGCCGCCGAAAGCATCCTCGACATGTCCGCGGCCAATCTGGAGACCTTCCTGGCCGAGACCGACGAAGCTGCGGCACGGCCCGAGGCGGCCGAATTCATCACCCCCGACGCACCCATCTACAAGCGGCTGCGCAGCGGCGCGCTCGGGCTCGAATGGGTCGACGTCAAGCTGGTCGTCGACGATCCGTCGAAGGGCGAGGGCAAGGCGACCAAAGACCAGCTGATGATTGCCCAGCTGGCCAAGGTGATAGGCCCGGTCAGCAAAGGCCTCGACCTGGTGTCGGCCTACTTCGTCCCGGGCAAGGCTGGCACGGACTACTTCGATGGCCTCGCCAGAGCCGGCGCCCAGGTGCGCATCCTCACCAACGCGCTGGAGACGACAGACGTCGCGATGGTGCATGCCGGCTACGCCAAGTACCGGCGCGGTCTGCTCGAGGGCGGCGTGAAGCTCTATGAGCTGAGGCCCGTCGAGGGCGCGCCCGACGGCGATGCCGAACTCAACGTCATTGGCTCGTCCGGTGCCAGCCTGCACGCCAAGACCTTCTCGGTCGACGACGACAGGATCTTCATCGGCTCGTTCAACTTCGATCCCCGCTCGGCGCTGCTCAACTGCGAGATGGGCTTCCTCATCGATAGCCCTGCCATGGCGCAGACGATATCGGGCGCGTTCGACAACCGGATCCCCGAGGACGCCTACACAGTGTCGCTGACGCCGGAGGGAAAGCTGTCGTGGACGGCGAGCCGCCCCGGCGAGGCGCCGCAAAGCTTCTCGTCCGATCCGCACAGCGGGGTGGTCAAGCGCGCACTCGTCGTCGTGCTCGGCTGGCTGCCCATCGAATGGATGCTCTAG
- the leuD gene encoding 3-isopropylmalate dehydratase small subunit yields the protein MEKFTKLTGVAAPLPIVNVDTDMIIPKDYLKTIKRTGLGTGLFAEMRYNEDGSENAEFVLNKPAYRKAEILVAGDNFGCGSSREHAPWALLDFGIRCVISTSFADIFYNNCFKNGILPITVSQEDLDKLMDDAERGANATISVDLEAKEIRGPDGGVVKFDLDDFRRHCLLNGLDDIGLTMEKAGSIDTYEKKVGDSRPWA from the coding sequence ATGGAAAAATTCACCAAGCTCACGGGCGTCGCCGCCCCCCTGCCGATCGTCAATGTCGACACCGACATGATCATCCCCAAGGATTATCTCAAGACGATCAAGCGCACGGGCCTTGGTACCGGGCTTTTCGCCGAGATGCGCTACAATGAGGACGGTTCGGAGAACGCCGAATTCGTGCTTAACAAGCCGGCCTACCGCAAGGCCGAGATTCTCGTCGCCGGCGACAATTTCGGCTGCGGCTCGAGCCGCGAGCATGCGCCATGGGCGCTGCTCGACTTCGGCATCCGTTGCGTGATCTCGACGTCGTTCGCCGACATCTTCTACAACAACTGCTTCAAGAACGGCATCCTGCCGATCACCGTCAGCCAGGAAGATCTGGACAAGCTGATGGACGATGCCGAGCGCGGCGCCAACGCCACCATCTCGGTCGATCTCGAAGCCAAGGAAATCCGCGGCCCCGACGGCGGCGTGGTCAAGTTCGACCTCGACGATTTCCGTCGTCACTGCCTGCTCAACGGCCTCGACGATATCGGCCTGACTATGGAAAAGGCCGGCTCGATCGACACCTATGAAAAGAAAGTCGGCGATAGCCGTCCCTGGGCCTGA